The DNA sequence ATACTTAATTCGTTTTACAAACAACTATATTTTGAAGGATGCTTTTCCAAGTAAAATAGGTTccctgagtttgatactcggatcattctattttaattatttacttgaagatctggtgcacttgccgaTAGATTTCGCACCCACACAAACATCTAGTATTCCTAGGGGCGAAAACAAGTAttttggcaccgttgccggggaatCTTCTTCTTATTTAGAATAGTTTAGTTCAAATTGCAggcgtttattttttttatattttttttattcattgtttattttgtgAAGATTTAGTTATTGCATAATTCATTGTTCTTTGGAATTGGTTAACTGTTGTTGTGCTTGTTTTGCATGCAAAGAAGGTCTTCTACAGGTGTTTTGATTCCCATAAACTTGGAAATTAACGCAACTTGCAGGAAAAGGAACGCTGAAAGAAATAGAAAGTTTTTGCGGGACATTGAGGCAGCAGCAATTCAGGAAGAACCTCTATCttctgaggcatcttctagttttccaaaAAAAGGGGAATCTCACAGAGTATTAATTGAAGCCAATATCATGGCTGATGAGCCAAGACGGGTGACCCTGGAAGATTACTCAAGTACTTCTGTGCCGCAATTCTTCACAAGCATTACGCAGCCAGAGGTACAAGCTCAGAATATAACCTATCCACATTCATTAATTCAGaacaatttgtttcatggtctgCCCAATGAAGACTCGTATTCACATCTAGCTACCTATATTGAGATATGCAATACTGTCAGAATAACTGGTGTGCCTGAGGATGCTGTCagattgagcttgttttcattttttttgtctagagAGGCAAAAAGATGGCTCCATTCATTTAAAGGTAACAATATtaagacttgggatgaagtggttgaaatttttttgaagaaatacttcccagagtctAAGACTGCTGAAGGAAAAGCTGCCATCTCATCATTTCATCAATTTCCAGACGTGTCCTTGAGTGAGGCTTTGGAAAGATTTCGTGGGTTACTAAGAAAGACACCTACTCATGGATTTTCCAAACCAATCCAgctaaatattttcattgatgGGTTAAGGCCACAATCCAAGCAGCTTttagatgcttctgcagggggaaaaaataaaattgaaaacccctgaagaagccatggaattgattgaaaatatggctgctAGTGACCATGCAATTTTACATGATAGAGCACACATCCCAACCAAAAGAAACCTACTGGAGCTCACATCACAAGACGCATTATTAgcacaaaacaagttgctaTCCAAGCAACTTGAAGCATTAACATAAACATTGAGTAAGTTGCCAACCAAATTACATTCTGGACAACCTTCAccctcttctgttttgcaggttgcaaGTTGTGTTATATGTGGTGGAGCACATGATTCTAGCTGCTGCATTCCCACAGAAGATACAACACATGAAGTGAACTATATGGGGAACCAGCCAAGACCAAGGTAGGCCACCTAACAGGCCATAACAACAAAGGcggcctagtctctatgataGAACGACAAAGCTGTAAGAGACTCTTGCTTAGTTCATGCAAGTATCCATGTCCAATCAAAAGAGCATAGAGTCAGTAATCAAGAATCTAGAAGtccagatgggacaattggcaaaACAATTGGCAGACCGACCGTCAAGCATCTTTggagccaacacagagaagaatccTAAGGAGGAGTGCAAAGTTGTTATGACTAAAAGCAAAACGGTGAGCATGAATGAAGGAGAGAAGAGGATAGGTGATGAAAAACAACAACTGGTGACTGAGCCAGCAATTGACCCAGTGATGGAACCTTTGAGTGAGACTGAGGAAGAAGTGGAAGCAGAAGATGATCAGCGGAAGGAGATACCTATAATTAtgagtgaaaaagaaataagtgagaaggaaaagaacgaaaaagaaaaagaaagagagaaagaaaatgaaaatgaaaaaaaatgaaaaagaaaaagagactgagagaaaagaagagaagagaaaaagcaaGGGCgagtgtgctagagagaaaaagaaagaagcatctTCAGCTAAAGGGagagaagtaccatatcctttgGTACTTTctaggaaagataaagaaagacatCTAGCTAGATTTAAGGATATTTTCAAGAAGCTAGAAATTACcatgccctttggagaagctctACAACAGATGCCGCTCTATGCTAAATTTCTGAAAGACATGCTAACTAGGAAGAACAAGTACATCCATAGTGACACCATAGTTGTGGAGGGAAACTGCAATGCCGTAATTCAACGTATCCTTCCACCAAAACATAAAGATCCAGGCAGCGTCCCTATACCTTGTCCTATAGGTGAAGTTTTTGTTGGCAGAGCTCTTatagatttgggagccagtaTTAATTTGATGCTGCTTTCCATGTGCCGGAGACttggagagttggagataatgCCTACTAGGATGACTTTACAGTTAACAGATCGCTCCATCACCAGACCTTATGGAGTGATTGAGGATGTTCTGGTTCGGGTCAAGCATCTTATCTTTCATGCTGACTTTGTTGTAATGGACATTGAGGAAGATGTAGATATTCCCTTGATTTTGGGACATCCATTTATGTCTACTGCAAGTTGTGTAGTGGACATGGGGAAGAAAAACTTAGAAATGGGTATTGAAGACCAACAAATCAGCTTTGATCTAtttaatgaagaaagaaaattgatgGACCAGAATGTTTGTTTACAGGTGAAGGATTTTGATGAGAAGGTTCTGAAGGAAAGAACCAAGATTGATCCAGGATAACAAAGAACTATGCGTccagctaatgacgttaaaagagCGTTTACTGAGAGGCAACCCAgccctttttaattttgtttttcttgcatttAGTTAAGTTGAGTGCTTGTGATTGTTGAGTTCAACATGTTTAGCAATGGAAAAAGGGGTTAAAATAGTTTTTGTGAAGTTGTGGatagaaaaataacttaaaattttttttgttgtccaCTCGCTAAGCACACcacttgcgctaagcgccattttcttcatgcgctaagcgagctctTGCTTGTGCTAAGTGCATTGACCCCTGATCATTGGCTGAATGTTCTCACTAAGCGCATCTGAtgtgctaagcccaaaaacctctctggaatttaatttttggaatGAGGCCAGGCGCACAGACTCGCTAAGCATAAAAACCTCTCTGGAATTTAATTCTTTCGAATTTCACTAAGCGAGCCTATTCGCGCAAAGCACGGCCATCACTGCAATTCAGGAGCATTCTATTCGCTAAGCGCTCCTCGACCTGCTAAGTGAGATTTGCAGGACCAATCAGAGCTGCAGAATGCGCTAAGTGCATATCTTCATGTTAAGCCCAAAAGCTTCTTtggattgtttttattttggaattgggcttagcgagcagacACGCTAAGTGTATGGACCTTTAAAACTCAAACGTCATATGGACTCGCTAAGCGCGGCTATGCGCAAAGCGAGCCATACGAAACTACTAAAAATAATAAGGCTCAATTGCCTTAGGCAGTTACCATTTCACTCTTACAAAGCATCTTTCACACTTTTTGCATTCATCTGCATTTTGCTCACATTCCTGTAGTGCCTGCATCTACTTCCTTTTCGCAACTACTTtcaacaatccaagtaagctTCTTGACCTtgtttccattttcatttttagttttgaacTCTAAGTTAGTCAACATAGTTAGCGTTAGGTTGAATTTATGTTAATACTTAGTTCTGTTAGGTTAGTTGTTAGTGAGAATAGAGTTAAGGTTTTATCCTAGTTGCAATGTGCTTGATTTGATTAGGGTTAGATGGCCTAATAGGGGTCTAAGTCAGGGGCTAAGAAAGCCATTGTTTTTCTGAAAATCGGGATGAGCGCACTAAGCGCCTTGctgtgctaagcgagttcattaTTTCTGATGAACATCCGAATTTCTAGATGAACACGCTAAGCGCGACCTGTCGCGCTAAGCACGTTCATATTATTTGTTGAAGTTAACTGTTGAACTTACTAAGTGCAACTGTGCACTAAGCGAGTGTTGTGTATCAGACACTTAGaatttgtgttttgttgtgCGCTAAGCATGCCTGTCACGTTAAGCGCAATTACctctctatttttatatttcttgcaattgggcttagcgagtctGCTCGCTAAGCCTGTGTTGTCTAGTAGAGTAGTCGTGCTAAGCGCGCCTTGACGCGCTAAGTGCTAATCCCTCtatgtctttaaaaattgtgGAATTGAGCTTTGCGAGCTTGCTCGCTAAGCCTATTTTGCAGAAAAAAAGTCTTTTTGTGTTCAACCATTAAGTGTGTGACTATTGCGCTTAGCTCATAAGTAATATTTCATAAGGCACGCTAAGCCCAGCCGCCGCGCTAAGTGCCCAGCCTTAATgtcagttttattttttgcttttcacTTTGAATAAATCTTGTCTAATCTTgtcttatgattcttttgttttgtagatgGCTTCCCGTAAAACAAAAGCCCCAGCTTCAGTGTCCCAGGCTAGGTATGATAGATCAAGATTTGTATCCTAAGATGCCTGGGACCGCTACATAGACAATGTCCTTGGCGGGAAGATCCTTCCAGAAAGGAATATGAAGTTGTACATTACataatttgatgaatttaagagaaaaattaagagGAGGAATTGGCATAAGGAGCTCACTAACTTCTCTGAAGGGATCATTGACATGGCATTAGTGAAGGAATTCTATGCCAACCTTTATGACCTTGAAGATAAATCACCAAAGCAGGTGAAGGTGAGAGGGcacctaattaaatttgatgatgACGCCCTCGACACCTTTTTGAAGACACCAGCGGTCATCGAGGAAGGGGAGAGCCTGCTCTCTTACTCCAAGTTCTGCAAGTTGAGGCCAGATCCTCAAGAGCTTGAAACCCACCTATGTATCCCTAGGAGGGGATTTGAGCTGAATGCAGACGGGATGCCTCTGAAGATTTTGAGGAAGAATCTTACTACTCTGGCCCAGACCTGGAGTGTTCTATCTTTTTCTAACTTAGCCCCGACATCTCATACTTTAGATATTACTTTGGATAGGGCTAAGTTAATCTACGGGCTTGTAATGCAGATGAATATGGACTTGGGATCCCTCATCTTAGGTCAGATTTCTCTCATCGCACAACATGACTCCTCGAGGCTAGGTTTTCCAGCCATTATTACTGCTTTATGCAAGGCCCGAGGAGTCACATCTAATTCTCTGACCTTTGAATCCCTGAGCCCAGTCATTAATTTTGccttatattaaaaagaattgttggaacctAGATGACCCTTTAGTCACTTTTTGGGGAACCCGCAAATCTAGGGCCAGAGGATTTGAGGCACCATCTACTTCAGCTCCCCCTACCTCAGCTCCTTCTACCTCTCCTCTCTCTCCAGCACCAGCAGCTCCAGTTCTTCTAGATCCTTCTTCTCAGAGCTTCGAGCCTTCCTTGTCTATGCTGCAGAGCCTGCATCAGGGCCAACTCCTGATCATGTAGAGTTTGCAGGATGTGGTCCACCAATGACCGGTTATGAGCGTTGAAGAATTTCTTCAgcaggtggcctggccaggagtccagccttcACCTTTGGGAGGAGGTGAGGCCTCTGCAACCCAGGAGCCTTAGCAGGATTAGTAGGAGGACATTCCAAAGGCTACAGAGCCTACACCTCCTAAGCCATTCACTTTAGAGTCTGATCCAGTTGTTGTACAGGTTCAGGAGGATGTTACAGCATCAGAGCCCTCTCCAACAGAGCCCTTTCCATCAGAGCCCTTTATTTTTTAGGCTAATCCAACTATATCTCCTCAGCCTGAGCCATCTGCACTAGTGTCAGACCTGCCCCTTTCTCAGGATCCATCATTTGCACCAGCATTAGACCTGAATGAGCATGCCATGAATCGGGATCATTAACAGGATCAGGATTTTTATTTCCCTACATTTTGAACTGTTTATCATTATTATGTCTTTAGTACATtatataatttagatttatgtttcaacttttaaatttcagttcagttttaaattttagttaatggTTTCTGGTTGTTTGGTAGCTTGTATAAAGCGTGATTGAACAGTGCACTGATATTATCCAGTGGTTTGATGctttgttttgaaattcaatgatCAATTGTATGATGTGAGTGAACTGAAATGCGCAGATCATAAGCCTTGAATGAGCATGCAgttattagaagagaaagaatatGGAATttggattatgactgaaaatgttagttggtttgtcaggttgattgtgaaggaatgcattagcCGCAACCCGGTGGAGTGTGATCTTTAATTGCGAGAGAACGACTAGCAGTAAGTAAtggtttttgcatgaatctatGAGTATGGAATGAATACATGAGTTTGAAGAGGATGAAGGCCGTGTTTTGATTGAAGATAGCCATTTAGCGAAAAAGCTTACCTTCTGCATGATTGATTTATCCCTTGTatgattgaaccttgagcctgTACAGTTTATCTCCTTCTaacttgtcttaggttgtaggagagcatcattcataaaaggaaattttggtTCAAAGGAAATTtgcccaaatttgggggaattATGGGGTGAAAGCTTGTAATGGTAAGAAAAAAGCAACACACATAATCATCTAATAAGCagcaagtattaaaaaaaattgtaagtataaaataaaagtgtgtgtgctgctaattaataaaaagaaaagctaaGTGTGGAAAAACAAGTAATAGAgctggaataaaaagaaaaaggttgatctaaggatgaatgctctcctagaacccaagcttttgcatcctagaaaaaccatgaattgtttgcAGCCTAGCCTTgttacaagcctagaaaagtccttcggattcagtTTGTGTGTTCTTGATTGTAAGACATGAGATGAATTGCAAAAATTGAGACttatgttggttgttgattgttgaataagcctaaacacttgtgcttgagtgaaagaGTGACTGTGAGGCTTTGGttaatgatccttccttgatatctgtcattcttactagcttatttcatttgtgttccttaataatcatgttcacatctttgaaaagttgcATGTCTTGTGAGAAGCTGCTGATTGAAACATTGATTACCATTCatgtcatgtgattgaattctttggAACAAGCATTGTTTTTGAATAACCACTGTGagcttgtcacttgaggacaagttatctgttctttctttgcttgaggacaagcattCACACAAATCTTTTCCTTCTTTATCTTCTTGTTTCTTCTGTGTTCTTCTACATTAAGCACTCTTTGGAGAAGCTTAGGAACCCATAGCCAAGGGAAAAATTCTCCTTCTTGGTATAAATCATTTGATCATTATTTGGGATTATATTGAAGCAAGGCTGACAAAAACATATTACGGTTAACTTTATATTTCTATGCAACAACACTTATAAAAGGAGAGCTTGTTGATGTCCCCGCTCTTACACTCCAAAAAAAAGACATATACCTATGATAAAAAACTATCATtataagtaagaaaaaaatgcaTAGGTAAATGTAAAAGTTGTTGTCATCACTATAGGTTTTACCTACGGAGATACTTTTTTCTTCAACTACATTTCACTGTCGCTATATGTagttgatcgaggccgtacctgaatcaaataaaaattaaaaatgcagtatctaggaagtgatcctaggtcgtcttcCAACGAGCAATGCTCaatcaaacgttcataacaaatagtaataaagcagtaacgaattgggggggggggttgtttgtttttgtaatttaagcagcaagcaaattttaattagaaaataacataattaaaacatgttgtttccccttgattcacaagcaagtctcttatcctaggttacgaggatttatccctaaccagttgaaccacttaatccaaccctaaattaaattactaagcgaaaattaacataaggctgtcattatgtgattaagaaacacatacaccaattaatcatgaacgaaactgatcactaagaatgaacgtaaattaagcgcagagacaattaatcaagcactaagcatgcatggattaatagcaacaaatatagagtaattggtgaagaggaaaaactgatcagaattcaatagtaataacaaaacctcaaagagaactgtgcttgatcctcaagagaaaacaacgctagagacttagccttccattaatcagcaaaaaacgaaattgtagattgaagcaaaaacgaaattgcagaaaacaaattttattctatgtgaacagtgtgcatgaacagtaaaaactagaattctaaaatcctagaattattctgCTATTCGAAAAAActcctaaactaaaaccctcgtgctgttatataggtcctcaaccccaaagcttacaaatctgttttaagtccaagtctataaataaaataaaatctggacaagataagataagattggatgaaataaaatctagataagataagataagattggatgaaataaaatctagatgaaataatatctagatgaaataaaatctggataagataagatttgataaaataaaattgtctgctctcttcaagtgcTAGCCCAATtccagattcaagcccaattgcttataattctcctgaaattaaatcaaaaacacaaaattagtccagtaggcccaaatgataacactgtataattaatttgacaattaaggctaatcaataattaaaatggtgacaaaaagggttaagaaataagagaaaataatgacacatcaaatccccccacactaggccttttgcactcctgggcaaaataaaaaaaaaaaacaaagcaaggaacaaatctagaaacattaaagagaaacaaacaaacacaaaaacaattacatatttcttaatgaatctcaaggaatgaaaggaataggCAACATCCAACATGTAGAGAGTTAAAGAATTGAGAAAGTCATGAAAAttatccaagcatctcaaacatgggaagatagtcaatcagctcaagaatgaaaagtgataaagcctcacaagatatgcactctatctctaaAGTGtttaggctactgtttactctcagagcacccatgaaaacaaacaccacatagacttggcaagactctaaaattgacaaccacatcacaaacacatgcacatgaggatcaaaaggtcatttaaggttgtaaaggggccaaggacaaggtagaggaaagtgtgggata is a window from the Glycine max cultivar Williams 82 chromosome 2, Glycine_max_v4.0, whole genome shotgun sequence genome containing:
- the LOC102664231 gene encoding uncharacterized protein translates to MGQLAKQLADRPSSIFGANTEKNPKEECKVVMTKSKTVSMNEGEKRIGDEKQQLVTEPAIDPVMEPLSETEEEVEAEDDQRKEIPIIMSEKEITLQQMPLYAKFLKDMLTRKNKYIHSDTIVVEGNCNAVIQRILPPKHKDPGSVPIPCPIGEVFVGRALIDLGASINLMLLSMCRRLGELEIMPTRMTLQLTDRSITRPYGVIEDVLVRVKHLIFHADFVVMDIEEDVDIPLILGHPFMSTASCVVDMGKKNLEMGIEDQQISFDLFNEERKLMDQNVCLQVKDFDEKVLKERTKIDPG